The DNA segment TCGAGACCTGGGAGCGGGTGCTGGCCGTCAACCTCACGGGCGTCTTCCTCTCCAGCAGGTCCTTCATCCCGCTCATGATGGAGGAGGGCGGGGCGGTGGTCAGCATCGCCTCCGACGACGCCCTGCTGGGAAGCCTGCCTCCCACGGACACCCACGCCTACTCGGCGAGCAAGGGCGGGGTGATCGCCCTCACCCGGGCGATGGCCGTGAGCTACGCGGCCTCCCGGATCCGGGTGAACGCAGTGGCACCGGGGTGGGTGGCCACCCCCATGACCGCGGACCTGCGCTCGGACCCCCAGATGGCCGCCCGGCTCGCAGCCGCCTGCCCCCTCAACCGGATCGCCACCGCGGAGGAGATCGCCGGCGCGGTGGCCTTCCTGGCCTCAGACGACGCCGCGTTCGTCACGGGGGTCACCCTGCCCGTGGAGGGCGGATCGACCGTGTGGTGAGGTTTCCATCGTTGGAACGGGGGCGCGCCCGCGTTGTTTAGGAGACATGGCGAGGCTGTAAAGAACGGCCTTCGAGCGATGAGATACGGGTAAGCCACAGCCGTGCACCCTACTCCATCACCCGCCGTATGGCTACAGAGGCCAGGACGAGGGCCGCAACCGCAAAGACCAAGACAAACCCGAGGGCCTGCAGAACGCCCAGTGGGTTGAAACCCTCCAGAACCAAGTCACGCACGTTATTGATGGCGTAGGTCATCGGGTTCAGCCGGGCTACGAACTGAAGCCACGGCGGCATCGCCTCCAGTGGAACCAGCGCTGTGCTCGCAAAGATGATGGGAAGCGTGGCGAATTCCAGGATCGAGAAGAACTGACCATGATCGCGA comes from the Limnochorda pilosa genome and includes:
- a CDS encoding SDR family NAD(P)-dependent oxidoreductase, translated to MMATLDDAIPTRGRFRGRVAVVTGAARGIGRAVALRLAREGAEGVVVLDVRREEGRETVRLVEEAGGPAPSRALFVEADVSRAEQVEAAAERVRREFGRCHVLVNDAGISGRPIGDGPVHRCSLETWERVLAVNLTGVFLSSRSFIPLMMEEGGAVVSIASDDALLGSLPPTDTHAYSASKGGVIALTRAMAVSYAASRIRVNAVAPGWVATPMTADLRSDPQMAARLAAACPLNRIATAEEIAGAVAFLASDDAAFVTGVTLPVEGGSTVW